In a single window of the Polynucleobacter sp. MWH-UH24A genome:
- a CDS encoding helix-turn-helix domain-containing protein, which produces MRKGKPAAFVSPVNFVKRDLKKLGSLIQRDTNFRKMDHQLMPSITSSTKSFSHSQIFDHLKNSLFSADEAAQYLEVSMPTFRRYVQAGKLKSTQNVGRSQLFSSADLRRLKQKTVIKAYSLLSIRAT; this is translated from the coding sequence ATGCGGAAGGGAAAGCCTGCGGCGTTTGTGAGTCCTGTCAACTTCGTAAAGCGGGATTTAAAGAAGCTGGGATCGCTGATCCAACGCGATACCAACTTTAGAAAGATGGATCATCAACTCATGCCAAGCATAACTAGTTCAACCAAATCGTTTTCTCACTCTCAGATCTTTGATCACCTAAAGAATTCTCTTTTTTCTGCTGATGAGGCTGCACAATACCTCGAAGTATCAATGCCAACCTTTAGAAGATATGTTCAAGCTGGAAAATTGAAGTCGACACAAAATGTAGGTCGAAGTCAGCTATTTTCTTCAGCTGATTTGCGGCGATTAAAGCAAAAAACAGTGATTAAGGCTTATTCTTTGCTGAGCATACGCGCCACATAG